Proteins found in one Mesorhizobium sp. CAU 1732 genomic segment:
- a CDS encoding diguanylate cyclase, producing the protein MRAAEAPASRPDAATTVILTMRRLAVAGLPRNYELFYEAVTNGNRELTDALSSLGSRPSQRQLDTVARKFLTRKDEGVVDEAHDTISGKLDEILGLLKRERNSMETYGQILGETSSGLASRQTISREFLDKIIQVTAAATRSSIETRSNVVSTISDKSSELQAVKSTLEEYKRLADTDALTQLQNRRAFDRVISGIYDNNRSIAFSALLLADIDRFKTVNDRFGHPVGDRIIQIVATIIRSTVKDGVFVARTGGEEFAIVLEGSGEDATYRIAEDIRQAIMDAPFVNVANGTNYGPITLSLGTCMATQAQGPDDLYVKADRALYASKAAGRNRATRFSALADGGLSKSWQLYRRD; encoded by the coding sequence ATGCGCGCCGCAGAGGCACCGGCAAGCCGCCCCGATGCGGCTACGACAGTGATCCTGACCATGCGACGGCTGGCCGTCGCCGGGCTGCCGCGCAATTACGAACTCTTCTACGAGGCCGTCACGAACGGCAATCGCGAACTCACCGACGCCTTGTCCTCCCTGGGTTCGCGCCCGTCTCAGCGACAGCTCGACACCGTCGCGCGCAAGTTTCTGACGCGAAAGGACGAAGGCGTGGTCGACGAGGCGCACGACACGATTTCGGGCAAGCTGGATGAAATCCTCGGTCTCCTGAAGCGCGAACGCAATTCGATGGAGACTTACGGCCAGATCCTTGGCGAGACCTCCAGCGGCCTGGCAAGCCGGCAAACGATCTCGCGCGAGTTTCTCGACAAGATCATCCAGGTCACCGCGGCCGCGACCCGGAGCTCGATCGAGACCCGCAGCAATGTCGTGTCCACGATCTCGGACAAGTCCAGCGAACTACAGGCCGTCAAATCGACGCTCGAGGAATACAAGCGGCTGGCCGATACGGACGCGCTGACGCAATTGCAGAACCGCCGCGCCTTCGACCGCGTGATCTCGGGCATCTACGACAACAATCGCAGTATCGCGTTCAGTGCGCTGCTTCTGGCCGACATAGACCGTTTCAAGACCGTCAACGACCGCTTCGGCCACCCCGTCGGCGACCGGATCATCCAGATCGTCGCCACCATCATCCGCTCGACCGTCAAGGACGGCGTGTTCGTCGCGCGCACCGGCGGCGAGGAATTCGCGATCGTGCTCGAAGGGTCGGGCGAGGACGCGACCTATCGCATCGCTGAAGACATCCGCCAGGCGATCATGGACGCGCCCTTCGTGAACGTCGCCAACGGCACCAATTACGGCCCGATCACCCTGTCGCTCGGAACCTGCATGGCCACGCAGGCGCAGGGACCGGACGATCTCTATGTGAAGGCCGACCGGGCGCTCTACGCCTCGAAGGCCGCGGGCCGCAATCGTGCCACCCGCTTCTCGGCGCTGGCCGATGGCGGCCTGTCGAAATCCTGGCAGCTCTATCGCAGGGACTGA
- a CDS encoding PQQ-dependent sugar dehydrogenase — protein sequence MHRSSLFVATASMVALAASSAFAVEEVFETEKGRIQVTTVVDGIAHPWAIAFLPEGGMLVTEKSGALRHVSEAGELSEPIAGTPDVDARGQGGLLDVTLDPEFANNRLVYVSYAEAGEGGNGTAVARGKLSEDLTSLDEVEVIFQQQPKVASTAHFGSRLVFSNEGHLYVLLGERSQAQFRGQAQDLDSHLGKVVRINPDGSVPEDNPFVGQDGALPEIYAYGTRNVQAAAINPESGVLWEIEHGPRGGDELNIIQPGANYGWPLVTLGVEYSGDTIGDGLETAEGMVDAIYTWTPVIAPSGMIFYGGDVFADWQGNLFVGGLASTALVRLELDGDAVVHEERLLESLGLRIRDVAEGPDGAIYVATDEANGEILRIAPAD from the coding sequence ATGCATAGATCCTCCCTCTTTGTCGCAACTGCCTCGATGGTCGCCCTTGCAGCGAGTTCCGCTTTCGCCGTCGAGGAAGTCTTTGAGACGGAGAAGGGGCGGATCCAGGTCACCACGGTGGTCGACGGCATCGCCCATCCCTGGGCGATCGCATTTCTGCCGGAGGGTGGCATGCTGGTCACCGAGAAATCCGGTGCGCTGCGCCATGTATCGGAGGCTGGCGAACTTTCCGAACCGATCGCCGGCACGCCGGATGTCGATGCGCGCGGTCAGGGCGGGTTGCTCGACGTCACGCTCGACCCTGAATTCGCCAACAACCGTCTGGTATATGTCAGCTATGCCGAGGCGGGCGAGGGCGGCAACGGCACGGCCGTCGCGCGCGGCAAGCTGAGCGAGGATTTGACGTCGCTGGATGAGGTCGAAGTCATTTTCCAGCAGCAGCCCAAGGTCGCCAGCACGGCGCATTTCGGCTCGCGGCTGGTCTTTTCCAACGAGGGCCATCTCTACGTGCTGCTCGGCGAGCGATCGCAGGCGCAGTTCCGGGGGCAGGCGCAGGACCTCGATTCGCACCTTGGCAAGGTCGTCCGCATCAATCCCGATGGATCGGTGCCGGAGGACAATCCCTTCGTCGGCCAGGACGGCGCACTCCCGGAGATTTACGCCTACGGCACGCGCAACGTGCAGGCGGCCGCGATCAATCCTGAAAGCGGCGTGTTGTGGGAGATCGAGCACGGTCCGCGCGGCGGTGACGAACTCAACATCATCCAGCCCGGCGCGAATTACGGCTGGCCGCTCGTCACGCTCGGCGTCGAGTACAGCGGCGATACGATCGGCGACGGCCTCGAGACGGCCGAGGGTATGGTTGATGCCATCTACACCTGGACACCCGTCATCGCACCGTCGGGGATGATCTTCTACGGTGGTGATGTGTTCGCCGACTGGCAGGGCAACCTGTTCGTCGGGGGCCTTGCGTCCACCGCACTGGTGCGCCTCGAACTCGATGGCGATGCCGTCGTCCATGAGGAGCGGTTGCTCGAAAGCCTCGGCCTGCGCATTCGCGACGTTGCCGAGGGTCCCGATGGCGCGATCTACGTCGCGACCGATGAGGCCAACGGCGAAATCTTGCGCATAGCCCCGGCCGACTGA
- a CDS encoding YiiX/YebB-like N1pC/P60 family cysteine hydrolase, whose translation MTQSKDTLLDHFGQFLARRLQSESSGYEPYTPSDPETLRRTLQTGDVLLIEGNQKVSAAIKYLTQSTWSHAALYIGDLLPEPADGSERPRLVEVNLGEGCVAVPLSKYRTYNTRICRAHGLTPEDRQHVASFMIERLGLKYDTKNIIDMLRYFLPTPPVPVRWRRRMIAFGSGDPTRAICSSMIAEAYGEIGYPILPEVTLAPGRASAQSNYSRSEIMHIRHHSLYTPRDFDLSPYFQIVKPTLVYGFDYKSLVWADEGDRISAARDPVTIEGEVTSAPPPSPES comes from the coding sequence ATGACACAATCGAAGGACACGCTTCTCGATCATTTCGGACAATTCCTCGCTCGACGCCTGCAAAGTGAGTCGTCCGGCTATGAGCCTTACACCCCGTCCGATCCCGAGACGCTGCGGCGGACGCTCCAGACCGGCGACGTGCTGCTGATCGAGGGAAATCAGAAGGTTTCGGCGGCGATCAAATACCTGACGCAATCCACCTGGTCGCATGCAGCGCTCTACATCGGCGATCTCCTGCCGGAGCCGGCCGATGGATCGGAGCGCCCGCGCCTCGTCGAAGTCAATCTGGGCGAAGGCTGCGTCGCGGTCCCGCTGTCGAAATACCGGACCTACAACACGCGCATCTGCCGGGCGCACGGGCTGACGCCGGAAGACCGGCAGCACGTCGCTTCCTTCATGATCGAGCGGCTCGGGCTGAAATACGATACGAAGAACATCATCGACATGCTGCGGTATTTCCTGCCAACCCCGCCGGTTCCCGTGCGCTGGCGGCGACGCATGATCGCGTTCGGATCGGGCGACCCGACACGGGCGATCTGCTCCTCGATGATCGCCGAAGCCTATGGCGAGATCGGTTACCCGATCCTGCCGGAGGTCACGCTTGCGCCCGGCAGGGCGTCGGCCCAGTCGAATTACTCACGCAGCGAGATCATGCATATCCGGCACCACTCGCTTTATACGCCGCGCGATTTCGACCTGTCGCCCTACTTCCAGATCGTCAAGCCGACGCTCGTCTACGGATTCGACTACAAATCCCTCGTCTGGGCGGACGAAGGCGACCGGATATCGGCGGCCAGAGACCCTGTGACGATCGAAGGCGAGGTGACGAGCGCCCCGCCTCCATCGCCCGAGTCGTAA
- the rimP gene encoding ribosome maturation factor RimP, which translates to MADLQTADDRIIRETGVDARVAMIIQPVLAAIGFRLVRVRVSAQNGMTLQIMAERLDGTMTVEDCEEVSRAVSPVLDVEDPLDKAYHLEVSSPGIDRPLVRKSDFEAAKGHLIKMETAVMVAERKRFRGRIAETTEDDVLIERDQASYGDEPTVRVPYDAIADARLILTDELIRETLKRDKDAKKKRGLEDDDETDEDETDEGDADTGVREPDNDN; encoded by the coding sequence ATGGCAGACCTTCAAACCGCTGACGACCGCATTATCCGCGAGACGGGTGTCGATGCGCGCGTGGCGATGATCATCCAGCCGGTGCTGGCGGCGATCGGCTTCAGGCTGGTGCGCGTCCGCGTGTCGGCTCAGAACGGCATGACGTTGCAGATCATGGCCGAGCGGCTCGACGGCACGATGACCGTCGAGGATTGCGAGGAAGTGAGCCGTGCGGTTTCGCCGGTGCTCGACGTGGAAGATCCGCTCGACAAGGCGTATCATCTCGAAGTCTCGTCGCCCGGCATCGATCGCCCGCTGGTGCGCAAGTCCGATTTCGAGGCCGCCAAGGGCCATCTGATCAAGATGGAAACCGCCGTGATGGTCGCCGAGCGTAAGCGGTTTCGCGGCCGTATCGCGGAGACGACCGAGGACGACGTCCTGATCGAGCGCGACCAGGCGAGCTACGGCGACGAGCCCACCGTTCGCGTGCCCTACGATGCGATCGCGGATGCGCGGCTCATTCTCACGGATGAGCTGATTCGCGAAACGCTCAAGCGGGACAAGGACGCCAAGAAGAAGCGCGGTCTCGAGGACGACGACGAGACCGATGAAGACGAGACCGATGAAGGCGACGCCGATACCGGCGTGCGTGAGCCAGACAACGACAATTGA
- the nusA gene encoding transcription termination factor NusA — translation MAVSANRLELLQIADAVAREKSIDKQIVLAAMADAIQKAARSRYGQETNIRADINPTTGEMKLQRLLEVVETVEEYAREISIVDARTRNPDAQVGDFIAEQLPPMDFGRIAAQSAKQVIVQKVREAERDRQYDEYKDRVGEIVNGTVKRVEYGNVVVDLGRGEAIIRRDELIPRENYNYGDRVRAYVYDVRREQRGPQIFLSRTHPQFMAKLFTMEVPEIYDGIIEIKSVARDPGSRAKIAVISRDSSIDPVGACVGMRGSRVQAVVGELQGEKIDIIPWSQDAAAFIVNALQPAEVAKVVLDEDAERIEVVVPDDQLSLAIGRRGQNVRLASQLTGWDIDILTEEEESQRRQKEFVERSGLFMDALNVDEMVGQVLASEGFTSVEEVAYVESEEIASIDGFDDDTASEIQMRAREYLDKIEAEHDAKRTELGVLDELRELPGVTTAMMVALGEDGVKSTEDFAGYAVDDLVGWKERKDGETKFFPGVLADFNISRAEAEQMVVAARMKMGWITEEDLVDETEEQAEEEAAGA, via the coding sequence ATGGCAGTCAGTGCAAACAGGCTGGAACTCTTGCAGATCGCCGATGCGGTCGCGCGCGAAAAGTCGATCGACAAGCAGATCGTCCTCGCAGCGATGGCCGACGCGATCCAGAAGGCCGCGCGCTCGCGCTACGGTCAGGAGACCAACATCCGCGCTGACATCAACCCGACCACCGGCGAGATGAAGCTGCAGCGCCTGCTCGAAGTCGTCGAGACCGTCGAGGAGTATGCCCGCGAGATTTCGATCGTCGATGCGCGCACCCGCAACCCGGATGCCCAGGTCGGCGACTTCATCGCCGAGCAGCTTCCTCCGATGGATTTCGGCCGCATCGCAGCCCAGTCTGCCAAGCAGGTCATCGTACAGAAGGTACGCGAGGCCGAGCGTGACCGTCAGTATGACGAGTACAAGGATCGCGTCGGCGAGATCGTCAACGGCACCGTCAAGCGCGTCGAATACGGCAACGTGGTCGTCGACCTCGGCCGTGGCGAGGCGATCATCCGCCGCGATGAACTGATCCCGCGCGAGAACTACAACTATGGCGACCGCGTCCGCGCCTATGTCTACGACGTGCGCCGCGAGCAGCGCGGCCCGCAGATTTTCCTGTCGCGGACGCATCCGCAGTTCATGGCGAAGCTGTTCACCATGGAAGTGCCGGAAATCTATGACGGCATCATCGAGATCAAGTCGGTCGCCCGCGACCCCGGTTCGCGCGCCAAGATCGCGGTGATCAGCCGCGATTCCTCGATCGATCCGGTCGGCGCCTGCGTCGGCATGCGCGGTTCGCGTGTTCAGGCCGTGGTTGGCGAGTTGCAGGGCGAGAAGATCGACATCATCCCGTGGAGCCAGGACGCGGCCGCCTTTATCGTCAACGCATTGCAGCCGGCAGAAGTCGCCAAGGTGGTGCTTGACGAGGATGCAGAGCGCATCGAGGTCGTGGTTCCCGACGACCAGCTCTCGCTGGCCATCGGCCGTCGCGGCCAGAACGTCCGCCTCGCATCCCAGCTCACCGGCTGGGACATCGACATCCTCACCGAGGAAGAAGAGTCGCAGCGCCGCCAGAAGGAATTTGTCGAGCGCTCGGGCCTGTTCATGGACGCGCTCAACGTCGACGAGATGGTCGGCCAGGTTCTGGCATCGGAAGGCTTCACCTCGGTCGAGGAAGTGGCCTATGTCGAGTCCGAGGAGATCGCGTCGATCGACGGGTTCGACGACGACACCGCCTCCGAGATCCAGATGCGCGCGCGCGAATATCTCGACAAGATCGAAGCCGAGCACGATGCCAAGCGCACCGAGCTGGGCGTGCTGGACGAACTTCGCGAGCTCCCCGGCGTGACCACGGCCATGATGGTCGCGCTCGGCGAGGACGGCGTGAAATCCACCGAGGATTTCGCCGGCTACGCGGTCGACGACCTCGTCGGCTGGAAAGAGCGCAAGGACGGCGAGACGAAGTTCTTCCCCGGCGTCCTGGCCGATTTCAACATCTCCCGGGCCGAAGCCGAGCAGATGGTCGTGGCGGCCCGCATGAAGATGGGCTGGATCACCGAGGAAGACCTGGTCGACGAGACCGAAGAGCAGGCTGAAGAGGAAGCGGCCGGAGCATGA
- a CDS encoding RNA-binding protein, translating into MNERTCIVTRQAGEPEGLLRFVAGPDMSVVPDLKRQLPGRGCWVTADRLHVDEAARKNLFSRAFKTKVTLPADLGAMVDGLLVRSALGSLGLARKAGQVALGAAKVEGAVRSGKAVLVLHAAEASPDGVRKIEQARRAVVYQEGPSIPAYNLFSEAEMGLALGGANVIHAAVLAGDTGKAVLKRMVALDRYRGGSPEDRIVVAATGDHDDAAEDME; encoded by the coding sequence ATGAACGAACGCACATGTATAGTGACGCGCCAGGCGGGCGAGCCGGAAGGCTTGCTGCGCTTTGTGGCGGGGCCCGACATGTCCGTCGTTCCCGACCTCAAGCGGCAGCTCCCCGGGCGCGGATGCTGGGTAACGGCTGATCGGCTCCACGTCGATGAGGCCGCTCGCAAGAACCTGTTCTCGCGGGCATTCAAGACGAAGGTAACCCTGCCTGCCGACCTTGGTGCGATGGTCGACGGGCTTCTCGTACGTTCGGCGCTCGGTTCGCTGGGCCTGGCCAGAAAGGCCGGGCAGGTGGCTTTGGGGGCCGCGAAGGTCGAGGGCGCGGTGCGCTCCGGCAAAGCCGTTCTGGTGCTTCACGCAGCCGAAGCATCGCCTGACGGGGTTCGAAAGATCGAGCAGGCCCGTCGTGCGGTCGTCTATCAGGAAGGGCCTTCCATCCCCGCCTACAATCTCTTTTCGGAGGCCGAAATGGGTTTGGCATTGGGTGGGGCAAATGTGATACATGCAGCCGTGCTCGCCGGTGATACGGGCAAGGCGGTGCTTAAGCGCATGGTGGCGCTTGACCGATACAGGGGCGGTTCCCCCGAAGACCGGATAGTGGTTGCGGCAACCGGCGATCATGATGACGCCGCAGAGGATATGGAATGA
- the infB gene encoding translation initiation factor IF-2, producing the protein MSDTKSGDDKTLSVSTKKTLTLKRPGAEQGTVRQNFSHGRTKAVVVETKKRKFSLPGDKPETPQPAVTLKPRTPQAPLAAPTAPPPPPRPVAPERSGMVLNELSSDEMDARRRALQDSKVREVEERKRAAEDAKRRAEEDERRQREREESARRQAEEEARLQAEAEARRRAEEEARRRAPATETVAVAEEEEEAKPRSGSPIKRGPIKPEVAAPKPVKKAEDDRRRGKLTLTTALSDDDAKRGRSLSSMRRRQEKFKRGMQQEAREKIVREVVLPETITIQDLASRMAERAVDVVKYFMKQGQIMKPGDLIDADTAELVASEFGHTVRRIAESDIEEGLFNIVDQEGDLKSRPPVVTIMGHVDHGKTSLLDAIRNANVVAGESGGITQHIGAYQVEKNGQKITFIDTPGHAAFTQMRARGAQATDIAILVVAADDSVMPQTIESISHAKAAGVPIIVAINKIDKPQADAQKVRTQLLQHEVFVESLGGEVLDVEVSATKGTNLDKLLEAILLQAEILDLKANPDRTAEGVVIEAKLDKGRGPVATVLVQTGTLKPGDILVAGNESGRVRALINDRGEQIKEAGPAMPVEVLGLQGTPQAGDRFAVVENDARAREISEYRQRLAREKAVARQAGQRGSLEQMMSQLQSSGLKEFPLVIKGDVQGSIEAIVTALDKLGTDEVRARIVHSGAGAITESDVSLAETSNAAIIGFNVRANKQARAASEAAGIEIRYYNIIYDLVDDIKSAMSGLLSPERRETFIGNAEILEVFNITKVGKVAGCRVTEGKMERGAGVRLIRDDVVIHEGTLKTLKRFKDEVSEVPVGQECGMAFANYEDMRQGDVIEAFRVEMVKRSL; encoded by the coding sequence ATGAGCGATACGAAATCGGGTGACGACAAGACGCTGAGCGTGAGCACGAAGAAGACGCTGACGCTGAAGCGGCCCGGAGCGGAACAGGGTACCGTGCGCCAGAATTTCTCGCACGGACGCACCAAGGCGGTCGTCGTCGAAACGAAGAAGCGCAAGTTTTCGCTGCCCGGCGACAAGCCGGAGACGCCGCAGCCTGCTGTCACGCTCAAGCCGCGCACGCCGCAGGCTCCGCTGGCGGCTCCCACTGCGCCGCCCCCGCCGCCGCGCCCCGTCGCGCCGGAACGTTCGGGCATGGTCCTGAACGAGCTGTCGTCCGACGAGATGGACGCACGCCGCCGCGCGTTGCAGGATTCCAAGGTTCGTGAAGTCGAGGAGCGCAAGCGCGCCGCCGAAGACGCGAAGCGTCGCGCCGAGGAAGACGAACGCCGTCAGCGCGAGCGTGAGGAATCCGCACGCCGTCAGGCCGAAGAGGAAGCCCGGCTCCAGGCCGAGGCCGAAGCGCGCCGCCGCGCTGAGGAAGAAGCACGCCGTCGTGCGCCTGCCACCGAGACCGTGGCTGTCGCCGAGGAGGAGGAAGAAGCAAAGCCGCGCAGCGGCAGCCCGATCAAGCGTGGCCCGATCAAGCCCGAGGTCGCCGCTCCCAAGCCGGTCAAGAAGGCCGAGGACGATCGCCGTCGCGGCAAGCTGACGCTGACCACCGCACTGTCGGACGACGATGCCAAGCGCGGCCGTTCGCTGTCGTCGATGCGTCGCCGCCAGGAGAAGTTCAAGCGCGGCATGCAGCAGGAAGCGCGCGAGAAGATCGTGCGCGAAGTGGTTCTGCCCGAGACGATCACCATCCAGGATCTCGCCAGCCGCATGGCCGAGCGTGCCGTGGACGTGGTGAAGTATTTCATGAAGCAGGGCCAGATCATGAAGCCGGGCGACCTGATCGATGCCGATACGGCTGAGCTGGTCGCGTCGGAATTCGGCCACACGGTTCGCCGCATCGCGGAGTCCGACATCGAGGAAGGCCTGTTCAACATCGTCGACCAGGAAGGCGATCTGAAGTCGCGTCCGCCGGTCGTCACGATCATGGGCCACGTCGATCACGGCAAGACCTCGCTGCTCGACGCGATCCGCAACGCCAATGTGGTCGCCGGCGAGTCAGGCGGCATCACCCAGCATATCGGTGCCTATCAGGTCGAGAAGAACGGCCAGAAGATCACCTTCATCGATACGCCGGGCCACGCCGCCTTCACGCAGATGCGTGCCCGTGGCGCGCAAGCGACGGACATCGCGATCCTCGTGGTCGCGGCCGACGACAGCGTCATGCCGCAGACGATCGAATCCATCAGCCATGCGAAGGCTGCGGGAGTTCCGATCATCGTGGCGATCAACAAGATCGACAAGCCGCAGGCCGACGCCCAGAAGGTTCGCACGCAGCTCCTCCAGCACGAGGTGTTCGTCGAGTCCCTGGGTGGTGAGGTCCTCGACGTCGAGGTCTCCGCGACCAAGGGCACCAATCTCGACAAGCTGCTCGAAGCGATCCTGCTTCAGGCCGAAATCCTCGACCTGAAGGCAAACCCGGATCGTACCGCCGAAGGCGTCGTCATCGAAGCCAAGCTCGACAAGGGCCGTGGTCCTGTCGCGACCGTGCTGGTGCAGACCGGTACGCTCAAGCCGGGTGACATTCTCGTCGCCGGCAACGAGTCGGGCCGTGTCCGCGCGCTGATCAACGATCGTGGCGAGCAGATCAAGGAAGCCGGTCCGGCGATGCCGGTCGAGGTTCTGGGTCTTCAGGGCACGCCTCAGGCGGGTGATCGTTTCGCGGTCGTCGAAAACGATGCGCGGGCTCGCGAGATTTCCGAGTACCGTCAGCGTCTCGCCCGCGAGAAGGCTGTCGCACGCCAGGCCGGCCAGCGCGGCTCGCTCGAGCAGATGATGTCGCAGCTCCAGTCGTCGGGGCTCAAGGAGTTCCCGCTCGTCATCAAGGGCGACGTGCAGGGTTCGATCGAAGCCATCGTCACGGCGCTCGACAAGCTCGGCACCGACGAGGTGCGCGCACGCATCGTCCATTCGGGCGCGGGTGCGATCACCGAAAGCGACGTCTCGCTCGCCGAGACCTCCAACGCGGCGATCATCGGCTTCAACGTTCGCGCCAACAAGCAGGCGCGCGCGGCTTCGGAAGCTGCCGGCATCGAGATCCGCTACTACAACATCATCTACGACCTGGTGGACGACATCAAATCCGCCATGTCCGGCCTGCTGTCGCCGGAACGCCGCGAGACCTTCATCGGCAATGCCGAGATCCTCGAAGTGTTCAACATCACGAAGGTCGGCAAGGTCGCCGGTTGCCGTGTCACGGAAGGCAAGATGGAGCGTGGCGCGGGCGTTCGCCTCATCCGCGACGACGTCGTCATCCACGAAGGCACGCTCAAGACCCTCAAGCGCTTCAAGGACGAAGTGTCCGAAGTGCCAGTCGGCCAGGAGTGCGGCATGGCATTCGCCAACTACGAGGACATGCGCCAGGGCGATGTCATCGAGGCGTTCCGCGTCGAGATGGTCAAGCGTTCGCTCTAA
- a CDS encoding YcxB family protein, with protein MSGSGVPRIWQTKDDVRFAKDFELDVEDHLQTKYARITPLRRLPFVCSVGVIAVFAGLIYAYQWYRSGDIVTFLLVASAFLVGGLLLGWLCYGFAARVILGFWRGFLEKRGTIGIPISAEADRRGVTMVMKGHTWTADWESFHALEEDDRLFYFWISNYYAQVWPKRTFSDEEVVEFRTRIEEWTGSAPVFPPRIAGNVTPQY; from the coding sequence ATGTCCGGTTCGGGTGTCCCGCGTATCTGGCAGACGAAAGACGACGTCAGGTTCGCGAAGGACTTCGAGCTTGACGTCGAGGATCACCTGCAGACCAAATATGCGCGCATCACGCCCCTGCGGCGTTTGCCTTTTGTCTGCAGCGTTGGCGTGATCGCCGTTTTCGCCGGGCTGATCTACGCCTACCAATGGTACAGAAGCGGCGACATCGTGACGTTCCTGCTTGTCGCGTCTGCGTTTCTGGTCGGCGGATTGTTGCTCGGCTGGTTGTGCTACGGCTTCGCAGCCCGTGTGATTTTGGGGTTTTGGCGCGGGTTCCTCGAGAAACGCGGGACAATCGGGATACCGATTTCCGCCGAGGCGGACCGTCGCGGCGTCACCATGGTCATGAAAGGTCACACCTGGACAGCCGATTGGGAGAGCTTTCATGCGCTTGAGGAAGACGACCGGCTGTTTTATTTCTGGATTTCGAACTACTACGCCCAGGTCTGGCCGAAGCGGACTTTTTCCGATGAAGAAGTCGTGGAATTCCGCACCCGTATAGAAGAATGGACCGGAAGCGCGCCGGTGTTTCCTCCCAGGATCGCCGGCAACGTGACGCCCCAATATTAG
- the rbfA gene encoding 30S ribosome-binding factor RbfA codes for MNKRAASAAGPSQRQLRVGEQVRHALADVLQRGEVRDDVIEATVISISEVRMSPDLKIATAFVAPLGAKDDQAIIKALAQNAKFIRGRVSGALRQMKYMPEFRFRLDTSYDNMAKIDDLLRSPEVARDLDDDGEKED; via the coding sequence ATGAACAAACGAGCTGCCTCGGCGGCAGGCCCCTCCCAGCGCCAGCTTCGCGTCGGCGAACAGGTGCGTCATGCGCTTGCGGACGTGCTCCAGCGCGGCGAGGTGCGCGACGACGTGATCGAGGCGACCGTGATCTCGATCTCGGAGGTGCGTATGTCGCCCGATCTCAAGATCGCGACGGCGTTCGTCGCACCGCTCGGGGCAAAGGATGATCAGGCGATCATCAAGGCGCTTGCGCAGAATGCGAAGTTCATTCGCGGTCGCGTGTCCGGCGCGCTTCGCCAGATGAAATACATGCCGGAGTTCCGCTTCCGGCTCGATACCAGCTACGACAACATGGCCAAGATCGACGATTTGCTGCGCTCGCCCGAAGTCGCGCGCGACCTCGATGATGATGGCGAGAAAGAAGACTGA
- the truB gene encoding tRNA pseudouridine(55) synthase TruB, whose translation MSRPRKKKGRPVSGWLVLDKPHGMGSTDAVSKIKWLYGAEKAGHAGTLDPLASGMLPIALGEATKTVPYVQDGAKVYRFTVTWGQERSTDDLEGDVTHSSDDRPDEAAIRALLPKYTGVIMQVPPQFSAIKIAGERAYDLARDGGTFEIPAREVEIGRFDLIEMQDDGSTIFEIECGKGTYVRSLARDIGRELGCFGHISYLRRTEVDPFTADDLVTLEEIEAAIEAAMPPPEVVEGEAGQQPGRRPGPDQWKAIDALLVDTGAALDCLPQVVVTDDTAAKIRLGNPVIVRGRDAPVEAEEACAFARGKLVAIGAIEAGMFKPKRVFAG comes from the coding sequence ATGTCCCGTCCTCGCAAGAAGAAGGGCCGCCCGGTTTCGGGCTGGCTGGTGCTCGACAAGCCGCACGGCATGGGTTCCACCGACGCGGTGTCCAAGATCAAATGGCTCTACGGCGCTGAAAAGGCCGGCCATGCCGGCACGCTCGATCCGCTGGCATCCGGCATGCTGCCGATCGCGCTGGGTGAGGCCACCAAGACCGTGCCTTACGTGCAGGACGGCGCGAAAGTCTATCGCTTTACCGTGACCTGGGGTCAGGAACGCTCCACCGACGATCTCGAGGGCGACGTCACGCACTCGTCGGACGACAGGCCCGACGAGGCCGCGATCCGCGCGCTTCTGCCGAAATACACCGGCGTCATCATGCAGGTTCCGCCGCAGTTCTCGGCCATCAAGATCGCCGGTGAACGCGCCTACGATCTGGCTCGCGATGGCGGGACGTTCGAAATCCCGGCTCGCGAGGTCGAGATCGGGCGTTTCGATCTGATCGAGATGCAGGATGACGGCTCGACGATCTTCGAGATCGAATGCGGCAAGGGCACCTATGTCCGCTCGCTCGCCCGCGATATCGGCCGCGAACTCGGCTGTTTCGGCCATATTTCCTATCTGCGCCGCACCGAAGTCGACCCGTTCACGGCTGATGATCTTGTCACGCTGGAGGAAATCGAAGCCGCGATCGAGGCAGCGATGCCGCCTCCCGAGGTGGTGGAAGGCGAGGCGGGGCAGCAGCCGGGCAGGCGTCCCGGTCCCGACCAGTGGAAGGCGATCGACGCGCTTCTGGTGGATACCGGTGCAGCCCTCGACTGCCTGCCCCAGGTCGTGGTGACGGACGATACCGCCGCCAAGATCAGGCTCGGAAATCCCGTCATCGTGCGCGGCCGCGACGCCCCCGTCGAAGCCGAGGAGGCCTGTGCCTTCGCGCGCGGCAAGCTGGTCGCGATCGGCGCGATCGAGGCCGGCATGTTCAAGCCGAAGCGGGTCTTCGCGGGCTGA